The Coleofasciculus sp. FACHB-1120 region TCAAGCGTGCTGATGGGAATTATCGCTGGGTTTTAGATACGGGGATTCCGCGCTTCACACCTGATGGCAGCTTTGCAGGTTACATCGGCTCGTGCATAGATATTACGGAGCGCAAACAGGCAGAAGAAGAGATTTTGAATGCTTTGGCAAAAGAAAAAGAACTGAGCGAACTGAAATCTCGCTTTGTCTCCATGACTTCCCACGAGTTCCGCACGCCTTTAAGCATTATTTTGTCTGCTTCGGAATTATTAGAATATTATGGCAATCTCTGGAATCAAGAGGAAAGACTAGAACAACTTCATCTCATTCAATCCTCGGTTCACCACATGACCCAGTTATTAAATGATGTACTGACATTAGGGAAAGCCGACGCGAGAAGATTAGACTTTAATCCGGCAACCCTTGACCTAATTGAATTCTGTCAGGCAATCGTTGCCGAAATACAACTTACCGCGAGCAGGGGACATAAGATTATTTTTACCAGCCAATCCCCATGTCTGAATGCTTGTATGGATAAAAAATTGCTGAGACAAATTCTCAATAATTTACTCTCAAATGCTATCAATTATTCACCAGAGAATAGCAATATTTATTTTAAGCTTGCTTCTGAAGATGGAGAGGCTATTTTAGAAATACAAGATGAAGGAATTGGGATTCCTCTAGCAGATCAATCCCGATTGTTTGAACCGTTTCACCGGGGAACAAATGTCAGCAACATTAATGGTACGGGATTAGGACTGGCAATTGTGAAAAGGTGTGTAGACTTACATCAGGGTAGGATGATATTAACCAGTAAAATTGGGATTGGCACGACGTTTCAAGTCGTTCTTCCTTTAAATAACAGATTGACGAGTCAAACCTGTGAAGAAGATTCTGGTGATTGAAGATGAGCCAGCCGTTAGAAGCAACCTTCTCAAACTCCTCAAGGCTGAGGGTTTTGATGCCATTGGTGCAGAAAACGGTTTAGTGGGGGTGCAGTTGGCAAGGGAACACGAACCTGATTTAATTATTTGTGATATCATGATGCCCGATTTTGATGGTTACAGCGTGCTAACTCAATTGCGCCAAGACCAGATGACGGCGATAATTCCCTTTATTTTTCTCACCGCTAAAACGGAGAGAGAAGACTTGCGCCAAGGGATGCAGCTGGGGGCTGATGATTATCTGACGAAGCCGTTTACCAGAGCAGAATTGTTAGGCGCGATCGCTACTAGACTGAAAAAACAAGAAGCTGTGACACTCCTGCAAGGGAAAATCCAAGAACTCCAGCAGCTCAATATTCAGAAAGATGATTTGCTCGCTAGAGCCTCTCACGAATTGCGAACCCCTCTAGCCAACATGAAGTTGATTATCCAAATGTTGGAAATCATCTCTAATGAAGAACAACAGCAACAATATAGAGCCTTATTAGAATCTGAATGTATTCGGGAGCTAGAGCTAGTAAACAATATCTTAGATTTGCATCGGTTAGGATCAGAAAAAAATTCAATTTCTCCAGAGACTTTGATTTTACAATACTGGTTTCCGACGCTAATTGAGCCATTTAAACCAGGAATAGACCAGCGCCAACAAATCCTCAAAATCGATTGTCCTCCCGATATTCCTCCACTGATTTCAGATCGGCTTTGTCTAGAACAGATATTGATAGAATTAATTGGTAATGCTTGTAAATATACACCCCAATTTGGGAAAATATCCATTAGTATCTATGTAGATAATTCAACAAAAATTAATTGTTTAAATTCAATAATTAGCTTTAAAATTACTAATCAAGCAGAAATATTAAATACGGAATTACCTCGAATTTTTGATAAATTTTATCGCATTCCTAATGCGGACATCTGGAACCAAGGAGGAAGTGGGTTAGGTCTATATTTGGTACAGAGTTTAGTGAAAAAAATTGGAGGAAATCTTCAAGTTCAAAGCACACAGGGTTGGACTACATTTACCGTGCAGCTACCTATTCAGACAAGTGTTTGAGTAAAAAAGAGTAATTAGATATCAATAGGCATTTAGCTTAAGGATAAGGTAGTTAAAATAGACATCTTGTACCTTTCTCAGTCAGCCCATCTACCTTAAACTCAAGCTCAATGCTCATCACTTACGTCCATTAAAATGGGGTGAAATTATTACTTCGCCTTCTTCAGAAGACTTGATTCTGTAAGCCTGGGTTTTAAATCCCAAGTGCGCTAAGTGCGTAATACGACTGGTGCAAGAAGGTGAGGGCTTGAGCGATTAGAGGGGGGAATTTATTCTCCGGAGGGATTGAAGCGAAGCTCAAGTTTTAACAGAAGTGGATAATGACATAACCTGAAAGGGCAGGCGAATTACAACTCTTTGAGGCAAAAACTCCGATTCTGTGTAAGATGTAACAAAAATTCTACACAGTAATTTCGTTGCTGCATAAGAATAAGTAATAGTGGCTTCAGCCTGTTTTCCTCAGAAACAGCTACAGACAAACTTATGTACGTCTATCGCACCTCTCAATTTAACCGAAAGACCCTGTGCTACGGTGTTCAGGCTCAAGTAGATAAATTATGCAATGAACTTGAGCCTTTGAGTATTGATGAGTCACAGGCACGTTTTGAGAGGGTTTATCCCTACTTAAAGCGGAGAGGGGAAAACAATTTACGCCTCATTGCCAGAATTCGACCCGTACAGGACGACCTGGTGCTATGCTTACTAGACATTTTTCTCCGTGGCTCTAAAGAATACAAAAAGTTCCTGCGAACCCCAGAAGAGTACGGTACTAAGAATCTTGACTGCCAATTAGATGAGAAAGCGTTAACTGGTTGGCTTCAACAGCAGCAACCCTCAGCCAGCAACGTGTCTTCAAGACGTGAACCGCTTCCAGACGATTTGCTTCCCTGGCTAGAACCTCCAGGCTGGGAGATAGAAAAGGATAAAGACTCTTGGGCAATCCTCTACGAAAGTGATGAGTGGATTGCTAAGTTCAAGAGTCCAGAAATCGGAGAAAACTGGGAAATTTACTATCAAATTGTCTCTGGAATAGAAGAAAAATCGAGGAACGCTGAGAAAATTGCTGCTTGGCCCGGTGTGTATTTGTGTGGTGAAAATAATTGCTATGTGCTATTTAGCCAACTTGAAACCGCCGATACACCACCTCGAAAAGTATTATTTCTCCTAGCATCTTTTGCTCATCGACCTTCTACGGAAGAGATAGCCCAAATAGGACAGGCAACCAATTTATTTGACAGTTATAAAAATGTTTTATCTAAGCCTTTAACGTTGGATGAACTCACTCCCTTTGCTCGACGGTCTTATCCGAGTTACTTAGTAACAGATAAACAAAGTTGGCTTGCCATTCAAAGAGGAGCAGAAGTAAATCTAGCCCTTTCAGCAGAAGAAGAGGCAATTCTTAACTCGGTGTCAACAACATCAGCACGGGAAAATAACTGTCTGCCGCTTTTCTTAAATGGACGAGCGGGTAGCGGTAAATCTACCATGCTGTTGTATTTGTTTGCAGATTATTGTTATCGAAAATATTACTACGAACCGGGAAAAGAACTTCCAGGTAGACCGCTTTTTCTTACTTATAATAAGCGTCTATTAGAGGTGGCGAAAGAGTTCGTACGCTGTCTGCATACATTCCATCACCGCTTTGTGGCAGATCGAACAGAAGGTTCGGAAATCCCCGATGTCAGTGCCTTCTTTCAGCCGTTTGGGACATTTCTTTTAAACTTACTTCCTTTAGAAGCAGACGATGCGTCGCTGGCTAACCGGATGATCCAGCAACCTTACTCTGCGGGAAACCCTACCGGCTACCGGCATACACTCCAGGAGCGTTTCGATTCCCAGAAATACATTTCTTTCCATCGCTTCCGACAGCTTTACCGAGACTCAAAGCTGCCACAAGCACAGGTGTATTCCCCAGAACTTTCCTGGCACGTTATTAGAACGTTCATCAAGGGGTACAGTCTCAGGTACATGACTCCAGAAGACTACCAGCATGAAGTGCCGACTCAGGAACGCACTGTCCCAGTCGCTCAGTTTCAAGAAATTTACAAAACCATCTGGGGACGTTGGTATAAGCGACTAACAACCGAGCTAGGGTACTGGGACGATCAAGACTTGATTAGATTGGTGCTGGAACTCAAGTGTTACCGTGCTGAGTACACCGCCATTTTCTGCGACGAGGCGCAAGATTTCACTCGGATAGAACTTCAGTTGATTATGCGGCTGTCTGCATTCTCTCAGTGCGATCTGGGATACCAGCCTATGCGTAATTTGCCTTTTGCTTTTGCTGGAGATCCTTTCCAAACCTTGAACCCGACAGGATTTCGTTGGGAGAGCGTACAGGCAGCATTTTACAATGAAGCGATCGCAGCACTCGATCCTACA contains the following coding sequences:
- a CDS encoding response regulator → MKKILVIEDEPAVRSNLLKLLKAEGFDAIGAENGLVGVQLAREHEPDLIICDIMMPDFDGYSVLTQLRQDQMTAIIPFIFLTAKTEREDLRQGMQLGADDYLTKPFTRAELLGAIATRLKKQEAVTLLQGKIQELQQLNIQKDDLLARASHELRTPLANMKLIIQMLEIISNEEQQQQYRALLESECIRELELVNNILDLHRLGSEKNSISPETLILQYWFPTLIEPFKPGIDQRQQILKIDCPPDIPPLISDRLCLEQILIELIGNACKYTPQFGKISISIYVDNSTKINCLNSIISFKITNQAEILNTELPRIFDKFYRIPNADIWNQGGSGLGLYLVQSLVKKIGGNLQVQSTQGWTTFTVQLPIQTSV